In the genome of Syngnathoides biaculeatus isolate LvHL_M chromosome 14, ASM1980259v1, whole genome shotgun sequence, one region contains:
- the LOC133512192 gene encoding serine/threonine-protein kinase pim-2-like isoform X2, with amino-acid sequence MVAIKIIPKRTVRTCYFLDGNYLEVPFEVILMQKIGQRKGIISLYDWYNLDQEIVLVLERPVACMELFAFILENGQMDEAQAKNIFKQLVDAAVTMNAANVFHRDIKMENVLIDTTSEVPRVWIIDLGNGCFGTALPHKNFIGTSGFAPPEVAACGEYKATPTTVWQLGILLYEILHCARFESEDFFLEREIDSRLSHTCQDLLSACLTRDPDARATLSQLQQHPWFH; translated from the exons ATG GTCGCCATCAAAATCATCCCAAAGAGAACGGTGCGGACGTGTTATTTTTTAGATGGCAACTATCTTGAGGTCCCCTTTGAGGTGATACTCATGCAAAAAATCGGACAAAGAAAAGGCATTATTTCTCTTTATGACTGGTACAATCTGGACCAAGAGATTGTACTGGTGCTGGAGAGACCAGTGGCCTGCATGGAGCTCTTTGCATTCATCCTGGAAAATGGCCAAATGGACGAAGCACAAGCTAAG AACATCTTTAAGCAGCTTGTTGATGCAGCAGTCACGATGAACGCTGCAAATGTCTTCCATCGTGACATCAAAATGGAAAACGTCCTCATTGACACCACGTCCGAGGTCCCTCGAGTCTGGATCATCGATCTCGGAAACGGCTGCTTTGGGACCGCCTTGCCGCACAAGAACTTCATTG GAACCTCTGGATTTGCTCCTCCAGAGGTTGCTGCGTGTGGGGAGTACAAGGCCACCCCCACCACAGTTTGGCAGCTCGGGATTCTGCTCTATGAAATCCTCCATTGTGCTCGTTTTGAATCGGAGGATTTCTTCCTGGAGAGAGAAATTGACTCAAGGCTCTCTCATA CCTGTCAAGATCTCCTGAGCGCATGCCTGACAAGAGACCCCGACGCCCGTGCCACTCTGTCGCAGCTTCAGCAGCACCCGTGGTTCCACTGA
- the LOC133512192 gene encoding serine/threonine-protein kinase pim-2-like isoform X1, whose protein sequence is MAAFVPAAGNTFEKIQQKYERLSLIAKGGNGEVYSGIRKTDGLMVAIKIIPKRTVRTCYFLDGNYLEVPFEVILMQKIGQRKGIISLYDWYNLDQEIVLVLERPVACMELFAFILENGQMDEAQAKNIFKQLVDAAVTMNAANVFHRDIKMENVLIDTTSEVPRVWIIDLGNGCFGTALPHKNFIGTSGFAPPEVAACGEYKATPTTVWQLGILLYEILHCARFESEDFFLEREIDSRLSHTCQDLLSACLTRDPDARATLSQLQQHPWFH, encoded by the exons ATGGCTGCGTTCGTTCCAGCTGCTGGGAACACTTTCG AAAAGATCCAGCAAAAGTACGAGAGGTTGTCACTGATCGCGAAAGGAGGCAATGGAGAAGTCTATAGTGGGATCAGAAAGACGGATGGCTTGATG GTCGCCATCAAAATCATCCCAAAGAGAACGGTGCGGACGTGTTATTTTTTAGATGGCAACTATCTTGAGGTCCCCTTTGAGGTGATACTCATGCAAAAAATCGGACAAAGAAAAGGCATTATTTCTCTTTATGACTGGTACAATCTGGACCAAGAGATTGTACTGGTGCTGGAGAGACCAGTGGCCTGCATGGAGCTCTTTGCATTCATCCTGGAAAATGGCCAAATGGACGAAGCACAAGCTAAG AACATCTTTAAGCAGCTTGTTGATGCAGCAGTCACGATGAACGCTGCAAATGTCTTCCATCGTGACATCAAAATGGAAAACGTCCTCATTGACACCACGTCCGAGGTCCCTCGAGTCTGGATCATCGATCTCGGAAACGGCTGCTTTGGGACCGCCTTGCCGCACAAGAACTTCATTG GAACCTCTGGATTTGCTCCTCCAGAGGTTGCTGCGTGTGGGGAGTACAAGGCCACCCCCACCACAGTTTGGCAGCTCGGGATTCTGCTCTATGAAATCCTCCATTGTGCTCGTTTTGAATCGGAGGATTTCTTCCTGGAGAGAGAAATTGACTCAAGGCTCTCTCATA CCTGTCAAGATCTCCTGAGCGCATGCCTGACAAGAGACCCCGACGCCCGTGCCACTCTGTCGCAGCTTCAGCAGCACCCGTGGTTCCACTGA